A window of Mercenaria mercenaria strain notata chromosome 16, MADL_Memer_1, whole genome shotgun sequence contains these coding sequences:
- the LOC128549311 gene encoding sorting nexin-17-like, translated as MSSFVFYGYQTLSFLRLARTLKHYGYIQFHPCTADYPQANSRVVIAAGNKELNFRILVKPDAFKEAVFKITRIRCWRITTTVADDSDNPDSSLLELSFEYLIAKDTLQWITVQSEQAILMSMCLQGMVEELIMKKQGRKIKKPSDRVRRGKKNFTRENSIPSGLVQSPSSEKDDRPHLPVTQKHVNKTVSKLQDLKLLKGKGTQNGDSVTNSAFEDAIGDDDL; from the exons ATGTCTTCATTTGTGTTTTATGGGTATCAAACCCTTTCG TTTTTACGATTAGCAAGAACATTAAAACATTACGGATACATTCAGTTTCATCCTTGTACCGCTGATTATCCTCAGGCAAATTCTAGAGTGGTCATAGCTGCTGGCaacaaagaattgaatttcagaATACTTGTGAAACCG GATGCTTTTAAAGAAGCAGTGTTCAAAATCACAAGAATTAGATGTTGGAGAATTACTACCACC GTAGCGGACGACAGCGACAACCCCGATTCCTCACTTTTAGAACTGTCTTTTGAATATTTGATTGCAAAAGATACTCTACAGTGGATCACTGTACAATCTGAACAA GCAATATTGATGAGTATGTGTTTACAAGGAATGGTTGAAGAATTAATAATGAAGAAACAAGGAAGAAAAATCAAAAAG CCATCAGATAGAGTAAGAAGAGGAAAGAAAAACTTTACGAGAGAAAATAGTATTCCTTCAGGTCTGGTACAGTCACCGAGTTCTGAG AAAGATGATAGGCCCCACCTACCCGTTACACAAAAACATGTGAACAAAACAGTGTCTAAATTGCAG GACCTTAAATTGTTGAAGGGAAAAGGTACACAGAATGGTGATTCGGTTACAAATTCTGCCTTTGAAGATGCCATAGGAGATGATGACCTctag